The Nilaparvata lugens isolate BPH unplaced genomic scaffold, ASM1435652v1 scaffold6283, whole genome shotgun sequence DNA segment ACACCAGTAGAgaagaaattgatttatttaaacTGTGTGGGTATGCATATGCCGAGTCAAACTTGCTGACTGAGAGAACATTTTTGCACACACTGTACACTGGAAAGGCTACTCTTTGGTGTGAATACGCATATGAATGGTTAAATTACCAGACAAGGAGAACGTTTTAGTACACACTGTACACTGGAAAGGTTTTTCTTTTGTGTGAGTACGCTTATGAAGAGTCAATTCACCTGAAGCGGAGAACCTTTTAGTACACACTGTGCACTGGAAAGGCTTCTCTTTTGTGTGAGTACGCATATGCCGTGTTAAATCACCAGAAGCGGGGAACCTTTTTGTACAGACTGAACACTGGaaaggcttctctttggtgtgagtaCGCATATGAACAGTCAAATAACCAGAATTGGAGAACCTTtttgtacagactgtacactgaAAAGGCTTCTCTTTTGTGTGAGTACGCATATGCCGTGTTAAATCACCAGAAGTGGGGAACCTTTTAGTACATACTGTACACTGGAAAGGCTTCTCTTTTGTGTGAGTACGCATATGAACAGTCAAATTTGTAGACTTAGAGAACATTTTAGTACACACTGTACACTGGAAAGGCTTCTCTTTTGTGTGAGTACGCATATGAACAGTCAATTCACCAGAAGTGGAGAACCTTTTAGTACACACTGTGCACTGGAAAGGCTTCTCTTTTGTGTGAGTACGCATATGCCGTGTTAAATCACCAGAAGCGGGGAACCTTTTTGTACAGACTGAACACTGGaaaggcttctctttggtgtgagtaCGCATATGAACAGTCAATTTACTAGAAGTGGAGAACCTTTTTGAACACACTGTACACTGGAAAGGCTTCTCTTTTGTGTGAGTACGCATATGAACAGTCAAATTTGTAGACTTAGAGAACATTTTAGTACACACTGTACACTGGAAAGGCTTCTCTTTTGTGTGAGTACGCATATGAACAGTCAATACACCAGAAGTGGAGAACCTTTTAGTACACACGGTGCACTGGAAAGGCTTCTCTTTTGTGTGAGTACGCATATGCCGTGTTAAATCACTAGAAGCGGGGAACCTTTTTGTACAGACTGAACACTGGAAAGGCTTCTCTTTTGTGTGAGTACGCATATGAACAGTCAATTTACTAGAAGTGGAGAACCTTTTTGAACACACTGTACACTGGAAAGGCTTCTCTTTAGTGTGAATACGCATATGGGTGGTTAAATTACAAGACAAGGAGAACCTTTTAGTACACACTGTACACTGGAAAGGTTTCTCTTTTGTGTGAGTACGCATATGAACAGTCAAATAACCAGAATTGGAGAAACTTTTAGTACATACTGTACACTGGAAAAGCTTCTCTTTTGTGTGAGAACGCATATGAACAGTTAAACGACAAGAATGAGAAAACCTTTTGGAACAGAATGTACACAAATGAGGTTTTTTGAGAGCAGTTTTGCATAACACCTTCTCTTGTTTGacatcttcttctcccacttTTCCATTGCtaccttcttcctcctcttcagcAGAGGAGTCACTACCACGAACAGCTGATGATGACGACTCCTAAAAGTAAAAAgtcaaaatatcaatatcaaattaCTTCAATGGACAACTGATTCAATTCACACATGACAAATCACTAGAAATAGAATTCACAATATAGTTCTAACATCATTTAATGATAATGTGCTCTAGGACTCAATGTGGGAAGGATAACTGCTCGGATTTTTGTGGAGTGAAGGCCAGCCCTGCAAAGGTCAATGGAGGCCAGAGAAGGtgagcgctggcaaaccacccatccacactcttGTCAACAAAGCTCCTGTTGACTCCTGTTTTGTCGTCTACTCTGCTCTTTTTCAGTGTGACTGAGTTGCTTTGGGCCTAGTTTTTATTCTGTTACTTTTTTTATCTGTTGGGGcttatattgtgttccatttattcaatacaatggtcacattgcagtgtggatggcaagaccaaCGACTGGGCCAATGTGTGGATGAAACATTAagtataattgaccgaacgtagtgaggtctatgtttcaactcgatttgcttttgtctgtctgtatgtaacgcaattacggccagttgcgttgatagaattcgatgagatatggcaggaatattcaattgcacgtcgatgtatacacaaggttttttgaaatgttgcattttaaggataatagaattcaaatttcaaatatcaaaagaaaaggaattcctccatactctgatatcactatataattGACCAAACGAAGtgtggtctaagattcaagtcgacggtttgtaatttctcttaatgtttaaatgtttgaatgttcaaatgtttatatgttgcgcattttacggcgaaacgcggtgatatattttcatgatatttgacaggtatgttcctttttttaattgcgcgtcgacgtatatacaaggtttttgaaaatttgcatttcaaggataatataaaagaaaaaatctggtgtggcgcactcacacaactttccttgccgttatgaaaattgatcactgacgctagtgttcccgcgcatctcaagtctactattcaaatatttgagccagctggtgacagggcaataacgctggagacacacatgaggtctgctatctcttcataatgaatgctttaatagaatcaacaataatttgcaattgaataatcacattttctcgaatttaaagcttattttcaattttaggtgaaaatgttactgaacattaattgtagagattttcatgctcaatctactccacttgattttttttgtttcaattgtatctgaagcctgataattgggaatctatctgcattgatggggcggagctcctgaaatttttacagatatgggacttgtggcagttgatagagcttatcgatgactattttaggtatgaatttgatcaaaatcgttggagctgtttccgagaaaatcacgaaaaaccctgtttttgacaacattttcgccattttagccgccatcttgaattgcatttgatcgaaattgtacgtgtcggatccttatagtgaaaggaccttaagttccaaatttcaagtcattccgttaattgggagatgagatatcgtgtacacagacgcacatacactcatacacacacacacacacacacacacacaccacacacacacacatacagaccaatacccaaaaaaccagttttt contains these protein-coding regions:
- the LOC111047554 gene encoding gastrula zinc finger protein XlCGF57.1-like → MESIVKSEPSKSEEWLEDMASVTVKEEIDIEYGMPWLGKQEFPDEEQESSSSAVRGSDSSAEEEEEGSNGKVGEEDVKQEKVLCKTALKKPHLCTFCSKRFSHSCRLTVHMRSHTKEKLFQCTVCTKSFSNSGYLTVHMRTHTKEKPFQCTVCTKRFSLSCNLTTHMRIHTKEKPFQCTVCSKRFSTSSKLTVHMRTHTKEKPFQCSVCTKRFPASSDLTRHMRTHTKEKPFQCTVCTKRFSTSGVLTVHMRTHTKEKPFQCTVCTKMFSKSTNLTVHMRTHTKEKPFQCTVCSKRFSTSSKLTVHMRTHTKEKPFQCSVCTKRFPASGDLTRHMRTHTKEKPFQCTVCTKRFSTSGELTVHMRTHTKEKPFQCTVCTKMFSKSTNLTVHMRTHTKEKPFQCTVCTKRFPTSGDLTRHMRTHTKEKPFQCTVCTKRFSNSGYLTVHMRTHTKEKPFQCSVCTKRFPASGDLTRHMRTHTKEKPFQCTVCTKRFSASGELTLHKRTHTKEKPFQCTVCTKTFSLSGNLTIHMRIHTKE